TGGTTTAACTGATGGAAATGGTAAAATTACCCTTCCAAAAAATACTGAAATAAAAGGTACTCTGAGTTTACAAACCATTACTCCTAATGGCGATGTACAAAAGATGCTTATCGCTCGTGACCCAAGTAAATTTGCTGGCGTCTATACCATTGATATGGATCATCCAACTCAAGCAATGGCACACGAAGTTTCTTTCCGTACTCTTCCTGGTGAGAAAATCATCTCTCCTTTAACAGACCTTGTAGCAGCCAAAGCGGGTACAAATCCAACACAAACTCAAATAAAACAAGCTAAAAAAGAAGTAAATACAGCTCTTGGATTGGATGCAGAAAACACTGATGTATTTTCTGATGTCATTGCTGCTGGCGATCATGTTCTACACAAAACAGCACAAATCTTAACTGAATCAAAAGTAGAAGCAGGTAATAACTATACACCAGCAGCAGCTATCGCGATTGCCGAAAAAGCGACAGAAATAGTAAACGATCCTGAAAATGCAGATAAACTTGATCAACCTAACTTCAAACCAACGATTCCTGTAGACAATACAGGAACAGTCGGTGAAGTGATTATTAATAATAAGTTAGTCGTTAGCAAAACTATTTATGACAACCTTATCAAACAAGTAAATAGCGCAGATAAATTTACTGATGTTACAGAAATTTCTCTAATCGATTTACCTATCGCTGAACTATTTGTAGATGCTGATAATAAAAATGAAATTATCCCAGAAGTAAAAATCAGTACCGTAAATGGTAGCGATGTTACTGCAGAATTTAACATTACTAAAACAGCGACAGAGTTAACTATTTCAGCAAAAAATATCACAACTGTACGTGATACTTATATTGTGACATTAAGCTCTACAGATATTGCTGTTAATGATAAAAACATGGGGGTAGTCAGTACGACTTTTGAAATCAAAGTTGATCTAGAAAATTCAGCACCAACATTAAACCTACAAGTTAAAAGTACATTACAAGAGTGGTTAGGAAGTTTAGAACTACAACAAAATGTTGCTGTATTTGATGAAAAAATGCGTATCAGCGACTTATTTGAAGATGAAGACAAGTTAACTTATAGCGTTTATAGCTCTGTTGCAGGTTTAGAGTTTGCACTTGCTCCTTTTAATGATGGCGGTACTGAACTTGAAATATTAGGTAAGCCAAGCCATGCGTACCCAGCAGGTGAAACGATTACAATTTCTGCGACTGATGGTATTAATACTGTTTATGAAGAATTTACATTAGCTGCAATTGCAGAAGCCGGCATTACGATTAATGAAATCAAATATGTGGCACTACAAGAAAAAATTACTGATATAACCTTGAAAAAAGGTACCCCTGTAATAGAGGCTCAATTAAATATTACAGAACTGTTCAATACTGAAAGCGTAAACGGCTTAGGTGCTATTGAATATTATGCAGGCTTAGAAGATAAAGCTCCTGGACCTAATGGTGAGAACCTTCATGAAGGTTTCACTACTGTAGATGGTGTTAACGTTAGCGTTGATACTAATGGCACCCTTACTATTTCTGGTGAACCAAACGAGATTATTAAAGGTGGTTACTTCTACCTTATGGCAGGTGTAAATGGTGACACCTCAGACGAAATTTCATCTAAAATGGTGAAAATAACTTTATCTGATGTTCAACCTGCGGATGGTGGCGAAATAATTCCACCAGAGACAAGCCTTAACCTACAAGATAAATATTTATATAAAATAGAAAGCGGAAATTTCAATGGCGTATCAGGTTTATTCTGTGACATTCGCTATTATGATTCTTCTAATAAAAAGTTCTATATGAATATAAGAACAGAAATCAATAAAGAACTTTGTACTGTTGTAAACACAACTCTTTCACCAAGCAACCAACCAGAATTATTTGAAGAAGTTGCTGAATATACACTTCAAAATGGAGTTTTCACTTTTAGTTATAATGATGGTTCTGAGCAATTTACAACCACTCATTCACCTTTACAATTTGATATAGGTTATGACTCTCAAGTATCACCATTTAGCCACTATGTTGTTAGAGCTAATGAGGTTGGGATCGATAATGATGGTGAATATGAAAGTGCTGAACTTTACTCTCTATATCTTGGAGCAGAAGCAGTTGAGGAGGTTATTGCAGTAAAAACTACCCATCAAAGCGGCAATGACCATACAACTGAACCATCAAACTTCAGAAATCAACTGATACATTACACAGATAGCAATGAAGTGTCTGAATTCAAAGTCGAAGCTCAAATGCGATCTTTGGATTTCTGTGATGGAACTTTAGGTGGATCAATGTGCGAACAAGGTTTGGCTGATGCTGACCTTATTATCAAAGATATGAGCTGTTCTGAATTTCAAAATGCCTACAACACTCCATATGTGAACGGTGAACACTTCATTAATGAAGGTTATATTGAAAACGGTATTAATAAGTGTGGTATCGATTTTTATAGTGAGAGTGCTATTACATCAGGATTTTATACTTTCCGTGCTTCACCTAAAAATGAAAATACTCATGAAGAAATTAACTTCAGTTTCAAAAAAGACTAAATGTGATTAACTAACATCAAGCCCCGCAATCGCGGGGCTTTTTATTTTCCATTTCCACTTTCCTCCCCACTTCCAATTAAAATCCAACTCACATCACAAAAAACTCACCTCAAATTTCCATTTCCACTTTTATTTCCACTGTAGGCAAATCTGTAACCTTATAATAAGTAAGAAAATAACAAAAAAAGTATGATCTATATCTCCTCAAGTATTCCAATTTCCACTTCAAAGTGGAAAAACTCTCTCTGTTCACTTTTTCTTTCCACTTATATTCTTTCATCATCAAGTTACGTATTAAAAATATTATTTAGAGGGAATAAAAAACGTGAATAGTAATACTCTAGAAATAAATGAAGAGTTATTCACTGATGAAGTAGATTCAACGTTCAATAAAGTTATCGATATTTTACGAGCTGAGAATATATTTCCAGACAGTGTTCAAAAACAAATGCTTTATTCTCATTTAAAAGCAATGGTAATTCGTTCTCATACTAATGAACCATTACCAGAAGTTGAAATTGAAATGTTTGATGAAATATCTAAGTCATCACACAAATTAGCTGAAGATGTCGTGAAATGGTTTCCGGCATTAGCATACGAAGAAACATATTTATTATCTGTTCACTTTGAAGTGGCAAAAGAAAACGAATTAACTGAAGAATTAGGAGCTTAATATGGCTGATGTAAAAGTAGTTATCGGTGACCGTCTAGGTAAAGGACAAAAAGTAGGTATGGGTGTTGAGGCTGCAGGTGGTTCTGTAACAGTAATCCCAGGCATGGCAGCAGATATGAAGCTTGGTGACATCATGAAACAAGAAGAAGCTGACTTCGGTATCTCTTTTTGTGGCAGTGGCGGTGCTGGTGCTATCACGGCTCAAAATAAATACGGCTACAAAGCAAAATATGGTATGCGCTCTGTAGAAGAAGGCGTTACTGCAATTAATGAAGGTTATAACGTTCTTGGATTTGGTTTTATGGACCAAGAAGAACTAGGTAAAAAATTAGTTGAAGCCTTCGTTAAAAAATACAGAAGTTAATTATTTATGAAAGAATCTATTACAACAACCGTAACGGTCAGTGGTAATGGAAATACAAAACAATCAGCTTTCAGCTCTGCATTAAGTAATATTCAAAAAACCATTTTAAAAGATAACGAACAAGTTATTTTACGAATTGAACCTGTTGATGTGAAATTAATTAATGCAGAGAAAAAAGAAAGAATTGAAAAGTTTATGTTTTTCTTTTTACCAAGAAATAAAACAACCTACTCAGTCACAATTGATGTCACTGTTAATGTCACAGTAATTAATATTGACCAATTGGATTTTAAATCAATATAAACACCTATTTATTTAATTAGCACTTAATTAAATATACTAACGGAAGGTATATATAGATGTTCTTAATAATATTAATAAAGTCCCTCATTATTGGGGCTTTAGTTGGCGTCGGCGTTGGTGTCGGTGCAGCTCGAATGTTCCATGCTCCAACAGTTCAAGGGATGGGTGCATTCCGTACTCTTGGAGAGCTTAATTCTTGTGAAGGTGACCCTGCTTCTCACTTCTCTTTTGGTCTTGGTTTCTTCTTTAACGCATGGGCATCATCTGTTGCTGCTGGTGCATTCACTCAAGACGTTGATCACCGCATCATTCCTAACTGGGGTGCCGCTGCTCTAATGGTTAAAAACCGTGATGTAGCGACAACCATGCACGACCCGAAAAAAATGGGTATTGCTTGTGGCATCATCGGCATGATCGTTGTTGCTTTCTTAAATACAACAGCATCAGCCGTTCCAGAAAGCCTACAAATCACAGCCGTTAAAGTACTTGTTCCTGCAGCTAACCTTCTTGTAAACATCGCGATGCCGGTTATTTTCTGGCTTGCAGCTATTGATGCGGGCCGTCGTTCAGGTTTTTGGGCAACTATCTTTGGTGGTCTTGCTCATATGATCATGGGTAACGCCGTTCCAGGTCTTGTTCTGGGTATCTTAATTGGTAAAGGTGTTGAAGATGGTGGCTGGAACCGTGTAACCAAAACGATGTTAACTGCGGTAATTGCACTGTTTGTTCTAAGTGCCTTCTTCCGTGGATTTGACCTTGAGCTTCTAGAATCTTTCCGACTCACTATCCCTACATGGTTAGAGAGTGTTCATACAAGCATTAGTGGCAAATAGTAAGTCTGGAGTTTTAAAATGGATGACAAATTAAAGAATAACTTTTGGTACGCAGATTGGTCTTTTCCATTCTTCGTAGGTCTGCTTTCTTCAGGCGTATTTGCTGGTACTCACATGTATTACCTATACGGCATCGGCGCATTTAACGAAGTTGCTTTCGTTTCAATGTTACGAGCAGGTATGGACACAGGTGTTTATGGTGCGGTTGCTGCCTTTGGTGCGAGTTTCTTATTCGCTCGAATCATTGAAGGTTCACTAGTTGGTATCTTGGACATCGGTGGTGCAATTCAAACCGGTATTGGACTGGGTGTACCAGCTCTACTTCTTGGTGCTGGTATTGTTTACCCGCTAGAAAACTTTGTTGCCTCATTAATTGTTGGTTTCTTCTTAGGCGTGGCAATTGGTTACATCATCATTATTGCTCGTAAATATACCGTTGGCCAAAGTAACTCTACCTACGGTGCTGACGTCATGATGGGGGCTGGTAATTCATCAGGTCGCTTCTTAGGTCCTTTGATTGTTCTATCTGCAATTGGTGCTTCAATTCCAATTGGTATCGGTTCATTAATTGGTGCCCTAGCATTTTACCAATGGCAAAAACCAATCACTGGTGGCGCAATTTTAGGGGCAATGGTTTTCGGTTCATTATTCCCAGTAGCCATCGGCTAACCCATATTGGTAATGCTCTTCAATCAAGAAGAGCATTACATAACGCAGGTAAGAACTATGTATGACTTACTCATTAAAAATGGAAAATTAGTCAACGGTCATTTTGTTGATATTGCTATTCAAGCAGGAAAAATTGCCAAAATTAATACCAATATTATCGAAGATGCTGAAAAAGAAATTGATTTAAAAGGACTTCATTACATCAGTGCTGGTTGGATAGATTCTCACACTCACTGTTATTCCGCCTCCCCTATTTATAACGATGAGCCAGATTTAATTGGTGTCGCTCATGGTGTAACCACTGTTATCGATGCTGGTAGTGTTGGTGCGGATGATATTGATGATTTTTATCAACTAACTCAAAAAAGCTCAACTAACGTATACAGCATTCTGAATATTTCTCGAATTGGTTTATTACGACAAGATGAGCTTGCTGATATGAGTGATATTGATTTGGATATCGCTAAAGAAACCATCAACAAACATTCCAATTTTGTGGTTGGCATTAAAGCGCGAATGAGCGGCAGTGTTGTAAAAGAAAATGGATTAAAACCTTTGGTTAAAGCCAAAGAGATGCAAGCTCAAAATAACCACCTACCTTTAATGGTACATGTTGGAAATAATCCACCAAATTTAGATGATATTGCTGAATTATTAACAAAAGGCGACATCATTACACACTGTTATAACGGTAAACCAAATCGCATTCTAACTCCTGAAGGTGAGCTAAAAGAATCGATGAAAAAAGCCATTAAACGTGGCGTTATTTTAGATGTTGGCCATGGCGGTGCGAGTTTCAGTTTTGACGTTGCTGAACAAGCGATTAAAAAAGGGATTTACCCTGACACAATAAGTTCTGATATTTACTGTAAAAACCGAATTGCAGGACCGGTACGTAGCCTACCTCATATCATGTCCAAGTTTTTAACCATTGGTTTATCTCTTGAGCAAGTAATCAACTGTGTCACGATAAATGCTGCAAATGCACTGCAAATGGACACAAAGGGTCAATTAGAAGTGGGGAAAGATGCCGATCTAACCATTTTTAACATCCATCACGAACCATGTACTTTTGTCGATTCTGAACAAGGAAATCGTCAAGGTAACGAATCATTTTTACCTTTGGCAAGCATTGTTGCAGGTCAAATTATCACGACACAACACGGAGAGAACACTGATGTCTTCAATTCATGAGAAGTATGGTCTAACTGAAGTAATTAATGCATCTGGTCGCATGACGGCATTAGGGGTTTCAACGCCAAATGAAGACGTTGTAAATGCAGTAAAAGAAGGGCTTGGACAATATTTTGATATGAAAGATCTCGTTATCAAAACGGGTGAATATATTGCTAACCTTCTTAATGTTGATGCTGCAATTGTTGTCTCTTGTGCTTCTGCTGGCATCGCTCAGTCTGTAGCTGCAGTTATTGTTAAAGACAGCCAATACCGTTTAGAAAACCTACACGCCCATGCTCACGATGTTCCATCAGAAATTGTACTGCCAAAAGGCCATAACGTTAACTTTGGCGCCCCTGTTGGCACCATGGTAACTCTCGGTGGCGGAACCATTAAAGAAGCGGGATACGCGAATGAATGTTCAGCAGAACAACTTGAAGCCGCTATCACTAAAAATACAGCAGCGATTTTGTACATCAAATCTCACCACTGTGTTCAAAAAAGTATTTTAAACGTAGAGCAAGCGGCAGTTGTAGCTCAAAAACATAACCTACCATTAATTGTTGATGCCGCAGCAGAAGAAGATTTAAAAGGCTATTTTGCAATGGGTGCTGATCTCGTTATTTACAGTGGTGCAAAAGCCATTGAAGGACCGACAAGCGGATTAGTTGTAGGTAAAACTCAATATGTAGATTGGGTTCGCAAACAATCTCAAGGCATTGGCCGAGCAATGAAAGTCGGCAAAGAAGGTATCTTAGGTTTAACTCACGCTATCACTGATTACTTAACTGTTGAAAAAGAATCAGGCCAAGAAATGGTCGCGAAGATGGAAAAGTTCATCGCTGATATGAACACCATTCATGGCGTAACGTCACGAGTCGTATGGGACAGCGCAGGACGTGATATTGCAAGAGCTGAAATTGCTTTTAACCATGAATCCCTAGGTACAACAACCAATAATATCGTTAAGCAATTAAATAACGGCAATCCAGCGATTTACTGCCGTGGCTACAAAGCTAATGAAGGCATTATTGAGATTGATGTTCGCAGTGTTAACACCACTCAATTAAACACTATTTTCGAAAAAATTAACGCATTATTTTAAGAGAGATATTCCATGAGTTTAAAAGCTAACTTCTATAAAAACCGTGTATGCCTAAACGTATTAGCAGGCTCTGTTGATAATGCGGCTGATATTTATGACGCAGCAGAAGGTCATGTTCTTGTTGGTGTTTTATCTAAAAATTACCCAGATGTTGATACTGCAGTTGAAGATATGAAGAAATACAGCGAAGTAACAAATAATGCTGTATCTGTTGGCTTAGGTGCAGGGGACCCAAATCAATCAATGATGGTTTCGCTTATTTCACAACACGTACAACCGCAGCACATTAACCAAGTATTTACTGGTGTAGCAACAAGCCGAGCTTTAGCTGGGCAAGATAAAAGTATCGTGAATGGTCTTATTTCACCAACTGGCACTGTAGGAATGGTGAAAATCTCAACAGGTCCGTTAAGTTCTCGCTCTGAAGACGCAATTGTTCCGGTAGAAACAGCTATTGCCATGCTAAAAGACATGGGTGGTAGCTCTGTAAAATACTTCCCGATGGGCGGTTTAGAAACACGTGAAGAATTTGCTTGTGTTGCAAAAGCGTGTGCTGAACAAGATTTCTGGTTAGAGCCGACAGGTGGAATTGACCTTGAAAACTATGAGGAAATTATGCAAATCGCATTAGATGCAGGAGTTAGCAAAATCATTCCTCACATCTACAGTTCTATCATAGATAAAGCAACGGGAAATACTCGCCCTGAAGATGTAAAAACACTGTTAGACATGACAAAAAAACTGCTTAACTAAGTTTGCTCCAAAAGGCCAATTATTCGCCCCCGGATATTGGCCTTTTTTATTAAAAATAAGAAGGAAATTGTATATTTTTCAATAAAATAAATTACATCCACATATACATCACATATTGAATAAATACCATTACCCTAACGTTTTCGTTGGTTGATATTATTGTCAATATAAACACTTATTAACTGTTCTGGTTTTTCTATGATCCAACTGCCTTATCCTCGTCTTAATGTCATTTTTGAAGCGCTTAGATATGAAGCCCTTCCTCAACAAGAGCTTGCTCAACGTTGTGATATTTCAACACGAACAATTCGAACAGACATCTCTGCCTTGAATGATATTTTGGCCTCTTATGGTGCCCAAATTCAGCACCAGAGAGGAAAGGGCTATCACTTTGATATCTATGATGAGACCCGTTTCTTGGATATTGAAAAACAAACGAAAAAAATGAAATCCTCACCTCGTAACGCTAAAGATCGCATGGTGTATTTGATGATGCGTCTATTATCTCAAGAGGAAGAATGTAAGTTAGATGATCTTGCCAATCAGTGGTTTGTCAGTCGAACTTCATTACAAGCCGATATGGGAGAAATTCGAGAGCAACTTGAACAATATAATTTAGAGCTAATAAGCAAAGCACATTGTGGATTACGCCTGTTTGGTGAAGAGCAAGCTATTCGAGCTTGTATCGCCCATATTTTATTTCAATTTAAACCAAGCGATCATACGTTTATTGATGTATGTGAATATTTTTTCCCAGAGATTAACCACCCGTCCTTGAGAGCCGATTTACTTGAGCTAATTAATAAAAATCACATCAAGCTTACTGACGAAGGTTTGCATCATTTAGTCGTCTATTGTGGTATTGCCCTACATCGCTTAAAACAAAATGCGAGTATTCATCATGTGGATCAACCAAACCTCAGTGAAGAAGCACAAAAAACGGCAACAGAGTTAAGCCAAACCATAGAAAGTTTACTTGGTGCACCTTTACCTCAAGCAGAAATAGATTATCTAAGCATTCAAATTGCGGCACGTCGAGTTACTGGGGTTCCTGAAATCGACATTCAAAAACCAACAGAGCAATTAGAGCTAACTCAATATTTATTGAATTATGTTAATACGCATTACAACTACGATCTGCGTAATGATGAGCAATTAAAACGAGACTTACTCTGCCATATCACCACCATGATCTTACGAGTTAAGTATCAAATTACCATTCCAAATCCACTATTTGATCATATTAAACGCTATTACCCATTAGCCTATGATATGACTGTAGCTGCCGTTTCTCATTGGGGTAAGCATTTAATTCCAGACGGTGAGATCGGTTACTTAGTCATGCATATTGGCGTTGGATTAGAGCGTAATTTTTCACTTGAAGAGCAACTGCCACCAAAAGCGTTACTTGTTTGTGACTCAGGCACATCAATCGTGCGTTTACTTGAATCACAACTTATGCGCTCACTGCCTCAACTCACAATAGAGAAAGTAGAGAGTCTTAGAGATTATGAAGAACTATCAAAAGTAGATGCCGATTTCGTTATCTCGACAGAAAAAGTATCACAAAAAAACAAACCGACAATCACGGTATCTCCGATACCAACAAGCTTCCAATTAGAACAAGTAAATAAACTCATTCTAATGAATCGCTCACACCCATATATGTTGGATAAATTTTTTGATCACCGTTATTTTTCTGTTCTGGATGAACCAATGACTCAAGGAGAAGTGCTTAAAAAATTCAGTTCTCATTTTACAGAAGATAACATCACCCCTATTGAGTTTTACGACTCTGTTATTGAGCGAGAAAGCATTACATCGACGATTTTAGGGGAAGGCATTGCAATTCCACACTCGTTGGGATTACTCGCTAACGAAACAAAAGTATATACCATCATTTCTCCACACGGCGTAGATTGGGGGAATGGGAAAATAGCTCATGTGATTTTTCTTTTTGCTATTAATAAAGACGATTATGAAGAAGCGATGAGCCTTTACGATTTATTTGTGACCTTCATGAATGGCAAAGCCGTCGATACCATTTTAGGCTGCCACTCTTATGACGAATTTCAATATGTAGCTAAAGAATGTTGGTTTAATCGCAAAAAAGATTGGTAAATAAAAAACCCCGGAACATGCCGGGGTTTTACATATCAATTAAATTGAACAATAAAAATTATCCGCGAGGCTTAAACTCAAGCACTGGTGCTTTCTCTCCATCATTCACATCTTTTGGATTGTTAATAACTAAAAAATCCAAGGCGCGTCCTGTAGGACTAAGTAACGCAAGCTCTTCTCTATGTTCATCTTCCAAACAAATATTTAATGAGATATTTGAAAGCGCCTTAACACCAAATTCATCTTCTAATGTCTCTAGTGCTTCTTGTAGGTTTTCAGCAAGAGACTTACTGTCCCAGCGACCTTTAAATTGGATTTCCAACGACTTCATCCTCTACTTTCTTAGTACACATCACATTTAGCATGGAGGTGTTTTTTAATTTTCTGGCCGCACCATCTTTAAAGAGTCCCAAATTATCAGCACCCCAATAAGGCAATAATACAGGCCATTTGTCTTTGGTCATTATCGTTGAATCAAGCAAGATTTGCCATTGCTCTTTAGTAACCAAATCCATATCTATTTGCTGACAAATTTCTTGAGCATGTAGAGATGTAGCTCGAAGCCATGGCAAACTATTTTCCATATAAAAACCTTCACTAGTGTCATCTGTAAATGGAACTACAAAATGAAGATTATTTATCTTTGTTTGCTTGCGAATAGTAATAGGATCAGGTTCTGGCTCGCTTACCGCCTCAGGAGCTCTTTCAATCGGTTCTTCAACTTGAGGCAACAAAGCTAAGTTCACCTCCCTTAATGCTGCATGTTTAAATAACCGATCACTTTGTAAACGTCTTAATTGCTTTTGCGCTGTAGTGAAATCTTGATAAGGCCCAATCAAGCAACGCTTAGCTTCTCCCTCTAATTTAAAGTTAATCGAGGCATCCACTTTCTTTTGAATATGATTTACTTTTTCTTTCGTCAGATCTTGATTAAACACACCACATTGAATCCAAAACTCGCTCTTTCCTTTTTCTAATTTTGGTTGTTGATTTCCCCATAAACCATCACCAATTGGGCAAGCATCTAACAACACATTTTTCGCATCAGAATGCGCAGCTTTAGAAAAACAAATCGAGGTAAGTGCGCTTTCCTTTTTAACCACATCATCATTTGAAGCATCATTGGCATAAGCATGCGTCATAACAAGAACACTACTTAATACTCCCAATGAAATTTTTGTTATTTTTATTAATTGAGTCATCAAACTTCTCCAAACAAGCACTTACAATATTATCAGCATAGCAAAAGTTATGTTTCAAATCCGAGAACCTCATTCTAATGCGCTTATATTACTCATTTTCATAGAATAAAATGGCTATCCATAAGCCGATAAACTAAAATTATTTTTCCCCTTCTCTATTTATGTCGAGTAACACATGGAAGTTGAACTGTTAGAAATACAGCATTTTTTATCTCAATACCCTCCGTTTAATTTACTTCCAGAGGAAGCGATAAAAGAAGCGGCGCAAAGTGTTGAAATATCTTATTACCGAGCAGAAACCATGGTGATTGGCTTTGGTGATGAGATCAAAGATCTCTACATGGTTCGCAGTGGTATCATCGAAGTATATCGTCGAAATGGAGAGCTTTATAACCGTCTTGATGAAGGTAGTATCTTTGGCCAAATGGGACTATTAATGAACAATAAAGTTCGTTTCCCAGCCAAAGCCCTAAAAGATTCCCTACTTTACTGTATTCCTGAAGCCGTTTTTGATGATTTCTGTGAACGCTATGATGAGTTCTCTGACTTTGTTGAAGTAGAAGATGCCACTCGTCTAAAACAAGCGGTTGAAAACACAGAAGACGATGCAAACGACTTAACAACATCTAAAGTGAAAACGCTGATCACCCGTGAAGCCGTAATGATTGAAAAAAATCAAACCATTCAATCTGCTGCAAAAACCATGGCTGAAGAAAACGTATCAGCGGTATTAATCACAGATCCCGACATCGATATCGAAGAAGAAGATAATAACTTTGTTGGTATTATTACCGACCGAGATTTATGCACCAAAGTATTAGCGTGTGGTTTGGATTTTGAAACACCAGTGTCTGAAGTAATGTCGACAGAATTAATCTCTCTTGATCACAATGCTTATGTTTTTGAAGCCATGCTGATGATGCTACGCTACAACGTCCACCACCTTCCTGTACTAAGAAATAAACAACCTATTGGCGTTATTGAAGTTTCTGATATTGTTCGCTACGAATCACAAAACAGTCTGTTGTTTGTAAGCAGTATTTTCCAGCAACAAACCATTGAAGATTTAGTGATACTTTCCACTCAACTGAAAGACTGTTTCTTACGCATGGTCAACGAAGACGCCAACTCTCACATGGTTGGTAGCGCAATGTCTGAAATTGGACGTAGTTTTAAACAACGCTTATTAGAACTAGCAGAAGAAGAGCTTGGTGAACCTCCGGTACCTTATTGTTTCTTAGCTCTTGGTTCTATGGCTCGTGACGAACAATTAATTGTTACAGACCAAGATAATGCGATCATTTTAGATAATGAATACAACGAGAAAGAACATGGTGAATACTTCAAAGCGCTATCTGAATTTGTTTGTGATGGTTTAGCAGCTTGTGGCTATAAATATTGCACTGGCGATATCATGGCAACCAACCCTAAATGGCGTAAGACACAATCAGAGTGGGAAGAATGTTTTGCCGATTGGATTGATAACCCAGATCCTCAAGCACTATTAAATAGCTCTATTTTCTTTGATTTAAATGGCGTCTATGGTCGAACTAAATGGGCTGAACAACTTAATGGCTTCATTGTTCGACGTGCGAAAAAGAATAACCGCTTCTTAGCTTGTTTAGCACGAAACGGCTTACGTCGAACACCACCTCTGGGTTTCTTTAAAGACTTTGTAATGGAAAAAGATGGTCGTCATAATAATTCCATCAACCTAAAGCGTCGTGGTACAGCTCCACTAGCCGATTTAATTCGTGTTCACGCATTGGCCATTGGTTCTCATGCTCAAAACTCATTTGAACGTTTAGATGACATTATCGAAGCTGGTATTTTACCTAAATCCAAAGGCCAAGATTTGCATCATGCAATGGAATTAATCTCACTGGTTCGATTACGCCACCAAGCATTAGATGTCGAAGCTGGTATTGAACCTGATAACAATATCGAACCTGAAAACATGTCAGACTTTGAACGCCGTAATTTAAAGGATGCATTCCAAGTACTAAGTAACGCTCAAAATTTCTTAAAATATCGCT
The Aliivibrio fischeri ATCC 7744 = JCM 18803 = DSM 507 DNA segment above includes these coding regions:
- a CDS encoding BglG family transcription antiterminator; the encoded protein is MIQLPYPRLNVIFEALRYEALPQQELAQRCDISTRTIRTDISALNDILASYGAQIQHQRGKGYHFDIYDETRFLDIEKQTKKMKSSPRNAKDRMVYLMMRLLSQEEECKLDDLANQWFVSRTSLQADMGEIREQLEQYNLELISKAHCGLRLFGEEQAIRACIAHILFQFKPSDHTFIDVCEYFFPEINHPSLRADLLELINKNHIKLTDEGLHHLVVYCGIALHRLKQNASIHHVDQPNLSEEAQKTATELSQTIESLLGAPLPQAEIDYLSIQIAARRVTGVPEIDIQKPTEQLELTQYLLNYVNTHYNYDLRNDEQLKRDLLCHITTMILRVKYQITIPNPLFDHIKRYYPLAYDMTVAAVSHWGKHLIPDGEIGYLVMHIGVGLERNFSLEEQLPPKALLVCDSGTSIVRLLESQLMRSLPQLTIEKVESLRDYEELSKVDADFVISTEKVSQKNKPTITVSPIPTSFQLEQVNKLILMNRSHPYMLDKFFDHRYFSVLDEPMTQGEVLKKFSSHFTEDNITPIEFYDSVIERESITSTILGEGIAIPHSLGLLANETKVYTIISPHGVDWGNGKIAHVIFLFAINKDDYEEAMSLYDLFVTFMNGKAVDTILGCHSYDEFQYVAKECWFNRKKDW
- a CDS encoding SPOR domain-containing protein produces the protein MTQLIKITKISLGVLSSVLVMTHAYANDASNDDVVKKESALTSICFSKAAHSDAKNVLLDACPIGDGLWGNQQPKLEKGKSEFWIQCGVFNQDLTKEKVNHIQKKVDASINFKLEGEAKRCLIGPYQDFTTAQKQLRRLQSDRLFKHAALREVNLALLPQVEEPIERAPEAVSEPEPDPITIRKQTKINNLHFVVPFTDDTSEGFYMENSLPWLRATSLHAQEICQQIDMDLVTKEQWQILLDSTIMTKDKWPVLLPYWGADNLGLFKDGAARKLKNTSMLNVMCTKKVEDEVVGNPI
- a CDS encoding DUF294 nucleotidyltransferase-like domain-containing protein, whose protein sequence is MEVELLEIQHFLSQYPPFNLLPEEAIKEAAQSVEISYYRAETMVIGFGDEIKDLYMVRSGIIEVYRRNGELYNRLDEGSIFGQMGLLMNNKVRFPAKALKDSLLYCIPEAVFDDFCERYDEFSDFVEVEDATRLKQAVENTEDDANDLTTSKVKTLITREAVMIEKNQTIQSAAKTMAEENVSAVLITDPDIDIEEEDNNFVGIITDRDLCTKVLACGLDFETPVSEVMSTELISLDHNAYVFEAMLMMLRYNVHHLPVLRNKQPIGVIEVSDIVRYESQNSLLFVSSIFQQQTIEDLVILSTQLKDCFLRMVNEDANSHMVGSAMSEIGRSFKQRLLELAEEELGEPPVPYCFLALGSMARDEQLIVTDQDNAIILDNEYNEKEHGEYFKALSEFVCDGLAACGYKYCTGDIMATNPKWRKTQSEWEECFADWIDNPDPQALLNSSIFFDLNGVYGRTKWAEQLNGFIVRRAKKNNRFLACLARNGLRRTPPLGFFKDFVMEKDGRHNNSINLKRRGTAPLADLIRVHALAIGSHAQNSFERLDDIIEAGILPKSKGQDLHHAMELISLVRLRHQALDVEAGIEPDNNIEPENMSDFERRNLKDAFQVLSNAQNFLKYRYNANKF